The window AACAGCGGCCTAATGCTTCTGTCAACCAACCTTGAGATCAGCGTCTCCCTATCTGAAGGCTTACCTTCCCGCTTGAAGAACCCACCTGGGATTCTACCCACTGCATAACTCTTTGCAAGAAACTGAACCGTCAACGGCAAGAAATCAACTGGCTCCTTGGACTTCTGTGAGACAACAGTCGACAGTACAGAAGTCCCACCATAATCAACCACAACGGCACCATCTGCCTGACGAGCTATCTTGCCACTCTCAATAACTAACAGCCTATCTCCCCACTCTACACACTTCCTCGTTATATCAAACATACCAACAATTCCTACCCTCTAAAAAGCGCCTCTACAGCGCATAAACATACAACATCAGTGAAATACATCCCTTATGCCAAGCTTCTTGACTAAGTCCAGATACGCATCATTCCCGTACTTACGTCTAACATACTGAAGCTCCCTGCGCCTCTTACAAACAAGCACCATAAGGCCACGCCTACAGTGAAAATCCTTCTTATGAACCTTAAGGTGCTCAGTCAGATTGCGTATCCTTTCCGAGAGAATGGCACACTGTACATACGCAGAACCCGTATCTCCGTCTTTAACCTGGTACTCGGAGATCAATTCAGATTTTCTAGTAGGTGTTATAGACATAAAAACGCAGGGCCCCCTCTCTACTACATAAAGAACTTTAGACATCAAAAACGCGCACCGGCCTAGCGGTGCCATTTACAACCTTGCAGATAGCAACAGGAACGCCACCCACCTGGCTTAGG of the Anaplasma centrale str. Israel genome contains:
- the rpsO gene encoding 30S ribosomal protein S15, which codes for MSITPTRKSELISEYQVKDGDTGSAYVQCAILSERIRNLTEHLKVHKKDFHCRRGLMVLVCKRRRELQYVRRKYGNDAYLDLVKKLGIRDVFH